A single window of Microbispora hainanensis DNA harbors:
- a CDS encoding aldehyde dehydrogenase family protein has product MFEYAPAPESRDIVDIRPSYGLFINGEWVEPQGEERHKTVNPATEEVLAEVAWAGEADVDRAVQAAAKAFPVWSAMPGAERAKYLFRIARIIQERARELAVLETLDNGKPIRESRDVDLPLVAAHFFYYAGWADKLAYAGFGENPRPLGVAGQVIPWNFPLLMLAWKIAPALACGNTVVLKPAETTPLTALAFADICRQADLPPGVVNIVTGAGQTGAALVNHPDVDKVAFTGSTEVGRLIARSLAGTRKKLTLELGGKAANIVFEDAPLDQAVEGIVNGIFFNQGHVCCAGSRLLVQESVADDLLEALKRRLGTLRLGDPLDKNTDIGAINSAEQLAKIRELSAAGEAEGAERWSPACPIPDRGYWFPPTVFTGVAQSHRIAREEIFGPVLSVLTFRTPAEAVEKANNTPYGLSAGVWTEKGSRMLWMASRLRAGVVWSNTFNRFDPTSPFGGYKESGYGREGGRHGLEAYLAV; this is encoded by the coding sequence ATGTTCGAATACGCACCCGCACCAGAGTCGCGGGACATCGTCGACATCCGGCCGTCGTACGGCCTGTTCATCAACGGCGAGTGGGTCGAGCCGCAGGGCGAGGAGCGCCACAAGACCGTCAACCCGGCCACCGAGGAGGTGCTCGCGGAGGTCGCGTGGGCGGGGGAGGCCGACGTCGACCGCGCGGTCCAGGCCGCGGCCAAGGCGTTCCCCGTCTGGTCGGCCATGCCGGGCGCGGAGCGGGCCAAGTACCTGTTCCGGATCGCCCGGATCATCCAGGAGCGTGCGCGTGAGCTCGCGGTCCTGGAGACGCTCGACAACGGCAAGCCGATCAGGGAGTCCCGCGACGTGGACCTCCCGCTGGTCGCCGCCCACTTCTTCTACTACGCCGGCTGGGCCGACAAGCTGGCGTACGCCGGGTTCGGCGAGAACCCCCGGCCGCTGGGCGTGGCCGGGCAGGTCATCCCGTGGAACTTCCCGCTGCTCATGCTGGCCTGGAAGATCGCTCCCGCGCTGGCCTGCGGCAACACGGTCGTGCTCAAGCCGGCCGAGACCACGCCGCTGACCGCGCTCGCGTTCGCCGACATCTGCCGCCAGGCCGACCTGCCGCCGGGCGTCGTGAACATCGTCACCGGCGCGGGCCAGACGGGCGCCGCGCTCGTGAACCACCCCGACGTGGACAAGGTCGCCTTCACCGGCTCCACCGAGGTCGGCCGCCTCATCGCGAGGAGCCTCGCGGGCACCCGCAAGAAGCTCACGCTGGAGCTCGGCGGCAAGGCCGCCAACATCGTGTTCGAGGACGCGCCGCTCGACCAGGCCGTCGAGGGCATCGTCAACGGCATCTTCTTCAACCAGGGCCACGTCTGCTGCGCGGGATCGCGGCTGCTGGTGCAGGAGTCGGTCGCCGACGACCTGCTGGAGGCGCTCAAGCGGCGTCTCGGCACGCTGCGGCTCGGCGACCCGCTGGACAAGAACACCGACATCGGCGCGATCAACTCGGCCGAGCAGCTCGCCAAGATCCGCGAGCTGTCGGCGGCCGGGGAGGCCGAGGGCGCCGAGCGGTGGTCGCCCGCCTGCCCGATCCCCGACCGCGGCTACTGGTTCCCGCCCACCGTCTTCACCGGCGTGGCCCAGTCGCACCGGATCGCCCGTGAGGAGATCTTCGGCCCGGTGCTGTCGGTGCTGACCTTCCGCACCCCCGCCGAGGCGGTGGAGAAGGCCAACAACACGCCGTACGGGCTGTCGGCGGGCGTGTGGACCGAGAAGGGCTCGCGCATGCTGTGGATGGCGTCCCGGCTGCGGGCCGGCGTCGTCTGGTCCAACACGTTCAACCGGTTCGACCCGACCTCGCCGTTCGGCGGCTACAAGGAGTCGGGCTACGGCCGCGAGGGCGGACGCCACGGTCTGGAGGCCTACCTTGCCGTATGA
- the deoC gene encoding deoxyribose-phosphate aldolase: MTTPLAEVASSPSTLRAFLHGLPGVDRVGADARAAMLGTRSIKTTAKKQAIDMAIGMVDLTTLEGADTPGKVRAMCAKAVRPDPTDSSVPPVAAVCVYPDLVATAVEALSGSGVKVASVATSFPSGRSSLEVKVADTSLAVAAGAAEIDMVIDRGAFLAGDYLKVYEEIVAIKEACGDSHLKVILETGELATYDNVRRASWLAMIAGADFIKTSTGKVSPAATLPVTLVMLEAVRDFLAATGRKVGVKPAGGIRTTKDAIKYLVLVNETAGPDWLHADWFRLGASSLLNDLLMQRQKMATGRYAGPDYFTLD; this comes from the coding sequence ATGACTACTCCGCTCGCGGAGGTCGCCTCCTCACCCTCGACGCTGCGTGCGTTCCTGCACGGCCTTCCCGGGGTCGACAGGGTCGGGGCGGACGCCCGGGCCGCGATGCTGGGCACGCGATCCATCAAGACGACCGCCAAGAAACAGGCCATCGACATGGCCATCGGGATGGTCGACCTCACCACCCTGGAAGGCGCGGACACCCCCGGCAAGGTCAGGGCGATGTGCGCCAAGGCGGTGCGGCCCGATCCCACCGACTCCTCCGTGCCGCCGGTCGCCGCCGTCTGCGTGTACCCCGACCTGGTCGCGACCGCCGTCGAGGCCCTCTCCGGATCCGGCGTGAAGGTGGCGTCCGTCGCCACGTCGTTCCCCAGCGGCCGGTCCTCCCTTGAGGTCAAGGTCGCCGACACGTCCCTCGCCGTGGCCGCCGGAGCCGCCGAGATCGACATGGTCATCGACCGCGGCGCGTTCCTCGCCGGCGACTACCTCAAGGTGTACGAGGAGATCGTCGCCATCAAGGAAGCCTGCGGCGACAGCCATCTGAAGGTGATCCTGGAGACCGGCGAGCTCGCGACGTACGACAACGTGCGACGAGCCTCCTGGCTCGCGATGATCGCCGGGGCCGACTTCATCAAGACCTCGACCGGCAAGGTGTCGCCGGCCGCGACGCTGCCGGTGACGCTCGTCATGCTGGAGGCCGTGCGCGACTTCCTGGCCGCGACCGGCCGCAAGGTGGGCGTGAAGCCCGCGGGCGGCATCCGCACCACCAAGGACGCGATCAAATACCTGGTGCTGGTCAACGAGACCGCCGGGCCCGACTGGCTGCACGCCGACTGGTTCCGCCTCGGCGCCTCCTCGCTGCTGAACGACCTGCTCATGCAGCGGCAGAAGATGGCCACCGGCCGGTACGCCGGTCCCGACTACTTCACGCTGGACTGA
- a CDS encoding PspC domain-containing protein — MYRSRQHRIIAGVCGGIADRYGMSPTVVRALFLLSCLLPGPQFVAYLIMWVLFPKAPASTDYHYSYGHR, encoded by the coding sequence ATGTACCGATCGAGACAGCACAGGATCATCGCCGGCGTCTGCGGGGGGATCGCGGACCGGTACGGCATGTCGCCGACGGTCGTGCGGGCGCTGTTCCTGCTGTCCTGCCTGCTGCCGGGCCCGCAGTTCGTGGCCTACCTCATCATGTGGGTGCTGTTCCCCAAGGCTCCCGCCTCCACGGACTACCACTACTCGTACGGGCACAGGTAG
- a CDS encoding FecCD family ABC transporter permease: MSRATRRRARRRATSHRVGPTAGGAILLALAALLVLAVLLSLAVGSRQIAPSVVIDALTHGGGSGDAQVVRSLRVPRTLIGVMAGVALAVAGTVMQGITRNPIAEPGILGVSQGASVGVVCAIAFLGVHSLTGYVWFAFAGAGIAAVAVYVIASGGRGGATPVKLALAGTAMNALLASLVSGITTTDAQALDEFRFWHVGSLSGRSAEVAGQTWPFLLAGLLLVLAMARGLDALALGEDVAKGLGHNVPLLRILGGLGATVLTGVAVAAAGPIAFTGLAVPHIARAIVGTDHRWVLPAAALLGPVMLLVADVIGRIVFPPSEVPVAVMTALLGVPFLIALVRRKAVVAA; this comes from the coding sequence ATGTCCCGTGCCACTCGCCGCCGCGCCCGACGTCGTGCCACCTCACACCGTGTCGGCCCGACCGCCGGGGGCGCGATCCTGCTGGCCCTCGCCGCGCTGCTGGTCCTCGCCGTGCTGCTCAGCCTCGCGGTGGGCAGCCGCCAGATCGCGCCGAGCGTGGTGATCGACGCCCTGACGCACGGCGGCGGCAGCGGCGACGCCCAGGTCGTACGGTCGCTGCGGGTGCCCCGCACCCTCATCGGGGTGATGGCCGGCGTCGCCCTCGCCGTGGCCGGCACGGTCATGCAGGGCATCACCCGCAACCCCATCGCCGAGCCCGGCATCCTGGGCGTCAGCCAGGGCGCCTCGGTGGGCGTGGTGTGCGCGATCGCGTTCCTCGGAGTGCACTCGCTGACCGGCTATGTGTGGTTCGCCTTCGCGGGCGCGGGGATCGCGGCGGTCGCCGTCTACGTCATCGCCAGCGGCGGGCGCGGCGGCGCCACCCCGGTCAAGCTCGCCCTGGCCGGCACCGCGATGAACGCCCTGCTCGCCTCCCTGGTCTCCGGCATCACCACGACCGACGCCCAGGCCCTCGACGAGTTCCGGTTCTGGCACGTCGGCTCGCTCAGCGGCCGGAGCGCCGAGGTCGCCGGTCAGACCTGGCCGTTCCTCCTCGCGGGGCTGCTGCTGGTCCTCGCGATGGCCCGGGGGCTCGACGCGCTCGCCCTCGGCGAGGACGTCGCCAAGGGGCTCGGCCACAACGTCCCCCTGCTGCGGATCCTCGGAGGTCTCGGCGCCACCGTCCTGACCGGCGTCGCGGTCGCCGCCGCCGGCCCGATCGCCTTCACCGGCCTGGCCGTTCCGCACATCGCGCGGGCCATCGTGGGCACCGACCACCGCTGGGTGCTGCCCGCGGCGGCCCTGCTCGGTCCCGTGATGCTCCTGGTCGCCGACGTCATCGGCCGCATCGTCTTCCCGCCCTCGGAGGTGCCGGTGGCGGTCATGACCGCGCTGCTCGGCGTGCCGTTCCTGATCGCCCTCGTACGCAGGAAAGCGGTGGTGGCGGCATGA
- the lipB gene encoding lipoyl(octanoyl) transferase LipB, which translates to MMRQRPLTLVQDELVDYEKAMERMDALVAERQDDARPDTLWLLSHPPVFTIGKRTLETHLPDPSAGIPVVPTGRGGQLTYHGPGQLVGYLIVKLRTGEGVVDYIREVELRLVEALAKLGVPAERRDTPPGSELLTGVWTRDTGRKIVSIGMRSSRSVTSHGFALNVDGDLTPWDLAVPCGMPDVEMTSIARELGRASMEETRRVVAAAFEAS; encoded by the coding sequence ATGATGCGGCAACGGCCCCTGACCCTGGTCCAGGACGAGCTGGTCGATTACGAGAAGGCCATGGAGCGCATGGACGCGCTGGTGGCGGAGCGGCAGGACGACGCGCGGCCCGACACACTGTGGCTGCTCAGCCATCCGCCGGTCTTCACGATCGGCAAGCGGACGCTGGAGACGCATCTGCCCGACCCGTCGGCCGGCATCCCCGTGGTGCCGACCGGCCGCGGCGGCCAGCTCACCTATCACGGGCCCGGGCAGCTCGTCGGCTATCTCATCGTGAAGCTGCGGACCGGTGAAGGTGTGGTCGACTACATCCGCGAGGTCGAGCTGCGGCTGGTCGAGGCGCTGGCGAAGCTCGGCGTCCCGGCCGAGCGGCGCGACACCCCGCCCGGATCGGAGCTGCTCACGGGCGTCTGGACCCGGGACACCGGCCGGAAGATCGTCTCGATCGGCATGCGGTCGAGCCGGTCGGTCACCAGCCACGGCTTCGCGCTCAACGTGGACGGCGACCTCACGCCGTGGGATCTCGCGGTCCCGTGCGGCATGCCCGACGTGGAGATGACCTCGATCGCCCGCGAGCTCGGACGGGCCTCCATGGAGGAGACCCGCCGAGTCGTCGCGGCGGCGTTCGAGGCCTCCTGA
- a CDS encoding ABC transporter substrate-binding protein, translated as MSLRHRGIGLGIGAVAVALSLVACGASSGSGAASGGGTSTSAADAAKAVAKGGSDFGTAAEKTAAMGTTAKPGEWPRTITHAMGTTEIKAQPKRVVVLDVGELDNVVSLGVKPVGFAPSEGSPDLPSYLKQDAGDPKNVGTINNLNLEAIAGLHPDLILGSRLRAAEQYDELSKIAPTVFSIRPGFTWKENYLLNAAALDKTEEAKAKLAEYDAKVKALGAKLGDHKPVVSMVRFMPNGVIRLYANASFIGTILKDAGIPRPANQNIPDLAAEVSAENIDQADADVIFTGVYGDPKATNKAAVQSNPLWKDLKAVKAGHAYEVPDETWYLGLGVTAAMQVVGDLERYLVK; from the coding sequence ATGTCTCTCCGGCACCGCGGTATCGGTCTCGGTATCGGCGCCGTCGCAGTCGCCCTCTCACTGGTCGCCTGCGGCGCCTCCTCCGGCAGCGGCGCAGCGAGCGGCGGGGGCACGAGCACGTCCGCCGCCGACGCCGCCAAGGCCGTCGCCAAGGGCGGCTCCGACTTCGGCACCGCCGCGGAGAAGACCGCCGCGATGGGCACCACCGCCAAGCCGGGCGAGTGGCCGCGCACCATCACCCACGCCATGGGCACGACCGAGATCAAGGCCCAGCCCAAGCGGGTCGTCGTCCTGGACGTCGGAGAGCTCGACAACGTCGTCTCCCTGGGCGTCAAGCCGGTCGGCTTCGCGCCCAGCGAGGGCTCGCCCGACCTGCCGTCCTACCTGAAGCAGGACGCCGGCGACCCGAAGAACGTCGGCACGATCAACAACCTCAACCTGGAGGCGATCGCCGGGCTGCACCCGGACCTCATCCTCGGCAGCCGGCTGCGCGCCGCCGAGCAGTACGACGAGCTGTCGAAGATCGCCCCGACCGTGTTCTCCATCCGTCCCGGGTTCACCTGGAAGGAGAACTACCTCCTCAACGCCGCCGCCCTCGACAAGACCGAGGAGGCCAAGGCGAAACTCGCCGAGTATGACGCCAAGGTGAAGGCACTCGGCGCGAAGCTGGGCGACCACAAGCCCGTCGTCTCGATGGTGCGCTTCATGCCCAACGGCGTGATCCGGCTCTACGCCAACGCCTCCTTCATCGGCACCATCCTCAAGGACGCCGGCATCCCGCGCCCCGCCAACCAGAACATCCCCGACCTCGCCGCCGAGGTGAGCGCGGAGAACATCGACCAGGCCGACGCGGACGTCATCTTCACCGGCGTGTACGGCGACCCGAAGGCCACGAACAAGGCGGCGGTCCAGAGCAACCCGCTGTGGAAGGACCTCAAGGCGGTCAAGGCGGGGCACGCCTACGAGGTCCCGGACGAGACCTGGTATCTCGGTCTCGGCGTCACCGCCGCCATGCAGGTCGTCGGGGACCTGGAGCGGTACCTCGTCAAGTAG
- a CDS encoding FecCD family ABC transporter permease, giving the protein MTRPVGFAVLRVGRGSFLLHRRAALVAVLLGAALALAAVAYLCVGESFVSPAEVLRVLWGQPSPDAFVVGTLRMPRLAVGLLAGAAFGLAGSFVQTVARNPLASPDVIGVTQGAGAATVAAMTFGVAAYDTLPYISIVGGLAAAALVYVFAWRRGLHASRFVLIGIGISVALGSLTQLFLTKGDFLVAQQAKVWLTGSLNGRGYDHAAPLASILLVLTPALLWAARAQRSVSFDDDTATALGVRLGRVRLGLIVLGVVLASVATAAAGPVDFVALLAPQIARRLSRTAQIPLLGSALTGALIVTIADLLARKLFSPIELPVGVFTAVVGAPYLMWLIVRTRSRSGGTT; this is encoded by the coding sequence ATGACGCGCCCCGTGGGCTTCGCCGTCCTGCGGGTGGGGCGGGGGAGCTTCCTGCTGCATCGCAGGGCGGCCCTCGTCGCCGTCCTGCTCGGCGCGGCGCTCGCGCTGGCCGCCGTGGCCTACCTGTGCGTCGGCGAGTCGTTCGTCAGCCCCGCGGAGGTCCTCCGGGTGCTGTGGGGGCAGCCGAGCCCGGACGCGTTCGTGGTCGGCACGCTGCGGATGCCCCGCCTCGCGGTCGGCCTGCTCGCCGGCGCCGCCTTCGGCCTCGCCGGGTCCTTCGTCCAGACCGTGGCCCGCAACCCGCTCGCCAGCCCGGACGTGATCGGCGTGACCCAGGGCGCGGGCGCGGCGACCGTCGCCGCGATGACCTTCGGCGTCGCGGCGTACGACACCCTGCCGTACATCTCGATCGTCGGGGGCCTGGCCGCCGCCGCGCTGGTCTACGTCTTCGCCTGGCGCAGGGGCCTGCACGCCTCGCGCTTCGTGCTCATCGGCATCGGCATCTCGGTGGCCCTCGGCTCCCTGACGCAGTTGTTCCTCACCAAGGGCGACTTCCTGGTGGCCCAGCAGGCCAAGGTCTGGCTCACCGGGTCGCTCAACGGCCGCGGCTACGATCACGCCGCGCCGCTCGCCTCGATCCTGCTCGTGCTGACGCCGGCGCTGCTCTGGGCGGCCCGGGCCCAGCGCTCGGTGTCGTTCGACGACGACACCGCGACCGCTCTCGGCGTACGGCTCGGCCGGGTCCGCCTGGGCCTGATCGTCCTCGGCGTCGTCCTGGCGTCGGTGGCGACGGCCGCGGCGGGACCGGTCGACTTCGTCGCGCTGCTCGCCCCGCAGATCGCCCGCCGCCTGTCGCGCACCGCGCAGATCCCCCTGCTCGGCTCCGCGCTGACCGGCGCCCTGATCGTGACCATCGCGGATCTGCTGGCCCGCAAGCTGTTCTCCCCGATCGAGCTGCCGGTCGGCGTGTTCACCGCGGTGGTGGGCGCTCCCTATCTGATGTGGCTGATCGTCCGCACCCGCAGCCGTTCCGGAGGCACGACATGA
- a CDS encoding ABC transporter ATP-binding protein, producing MTGDSMTGNRLRAEGLVLTYEDRTVVDGLDLEIPDGQVTVIIGPNACGKSTLLRALGRLLKPRRGSVLLDGTELARIPTKRVAREIGLLPQTPVPPEGITVSELVTRGRQPHHKWWQQWTEADEKAVTEAMDRTETGDLAERPVDELSGGQRQRAWIAMALAQDTDLLLLDEPTTYLDIAHQVEVLDLVRQLNRERGRTVVVVLHDLNQAARYADHIVAMKAGRIVAQGAPGDVITADLVQEVFGLASVVVPDPVTGGPLVVPGAPWQH from the coding sequence ATGACCGGCGACAGCATGACCGGCAACCGCCTGAGGGCCGAGGGGCTCGTGCTCACGTACGAGGACCGTACGGTCGTCGACGGCCTCGACCTGGAGATCCCGGACGGGCAGGTCACCGTCATCATCGGGCCCAACGCGTGCGGCAAGTCCACCCTCCTGCGCGCGCTGGGCCGGCTGCTCAAGCCGCGGCGCGGCTCGGTGCTGCTGGACGGCACCGAGCTGGCCCGCATCCCCACCAAACGCGTCGCCCGGGAGATCGGGCTGCTGCCGCAGACCCCCGTGCCGCCGGAGGGGATCACGGTCTCCGAACTCGTCACCCGCGGGCGGCAGCCCCACCACAAGTGGTGGCAGCAGTGGACGGAGGCGGACGAGAAGGCCGTCACCGAGGCGATGGACCGCACCGAGACCGGCGATCTCGCGGAGCGGCCGGTCGACGAGCTGTCCGGCGGCCAGCGGCAGCGGGCCTGGATCGCGATGGCCCTCGCCCAGGACACCGACCTCCTGCTGCTCGACGAGCCGACGACCTATCTCGACATCGCCCACCAGGTGGAGGTGCTCGACCTGGTGCGGCAGCTCAACCGGGAGCGTGGCCGGACCGTGGTCGTCGTCCTGCACGACCTCAACCAGGCCGCCCGATACGCCGACCACATCGTCGCCATGAAGGCGGGACGGATCGTCGCCCAGGGCGCGCCCGGCGACGTCATCACCGCCGACCTGGTCCAGGAGGTCTTCGGGCTCGCCTCCGTCGTCGTGCCGGATCCGGTCACGGGCGGCCCGCTGGTCGTGCCGGGCGCGCCCTGGCAGCACTGA
- a CDS encoding aldehyde dehydrogenase family protein, translated as MSERTGRLSVRKTYKLFIGGAFPRSESGRSYVVTSSKGDFLANAARASRKDARDAVGAARKAFPGWSGATAYNRGQILYRIAEMLEGRRAQFVAEITAMGGVGAKQAGEMVDASVDRLVWYAGWSDKIGAVLGSANPVAGPYFNLSSPEPTGVVAVVAPQEGPLLGLISVIAPVIVTGNTCVVIASERAPLPAITLAEVLATSDLPGGVVNILTGSAAEIAPWLAGHMDVNGIDLTGADPELAVTCEELAAENLKRVLRPPVDRVDWLADPGIERMTAFLETKTVWHPIGI; from the coding sequence ATGAGTGAGCGCACCGGACGCCTGAGCGTGCGCAAGACGTACAAGCTGTTCATCGGCGGCGCGTTCCCGCGTTCGGAGAGCGGAAGGTCGTATGTCGTGACCTCCTCCAAGGGCGACTTCCTCGCCAACGCGGCCAGGGCCTCCCGCAAGGACGCCAGGGACGCGGTCGGGGCGGCGCGCAAGGCGTTCCCCGGCTGGTCGGGTGCCACGGCGTACAACAGGGGCCAGATCCTCTACCGCATCGCCGAGATGCTGGAAGGCCGCCGCGCGCAGTTCGTCGCGGAGATCACCGCGATGGGCGGCGTGGGGGCCAAGCAGGCCGGCGAGATGGTGGACGCGTCGGTCGACAGGCTGGTCTGGTACGCGGGCTGGTCCGACAAGATCGGCGCGGTCCTAGGGTCGGCCAACCCGGTGGCCGGGCCCTACTTCAACCTGTCGAGCCCCGAGCCGACCGGCGTGGTCGCGGTGGTGGCTCCGCAGGAGGGGCCGCTGCTCGGGCTGATCAGCGTGATCGCCCCGGTGATCGTGACCGGCAACACCTGTGTGGTGATCGCCTCCGAGCGTGCGCCGCTGCCGGCGATCACGCTGGCCGAGGTGCTGGCGACCTCCGACCTGCCGGGCGGGGTGGTGAACATCCTCACCGGCTCGGCCGCCGAGATCGCCCCCTGGCTGGCGGGCCACATGGACGTCAACGGCATCGACCTGACCGGCGCCGATCCCGAGCTGGCCGTCACGTGTGAGGAGCTGGCCGCGGAGAACCTCAAGCGGGTGCTCCGGCCGCCGGTGGATCGCGTGGACTGGCTCGCCGACCCCGGCATCGAGCGGATGACGGCGTTCCTGGAGACCAAGACCGTCTGGCATCCGATCGGCATCTGA
- a CDS encoding LURP-one-related/scramblase family protein, translating into MDIATLQGQTRLYLRQKITMMVNRYVVHAANPDGSEGEVVAFAEQKRMALKEQVTLYTDESRQTELAGFKARKVLDLAGEYDVVDDTGHPIGTFRKDFGRSLLRSTWHLQQPGLPTLTGQERQLAVALLRRFSDSLQWLPYHFDFSIGASIAFSVDRRWGLRDRYAIEIRDPRLDRRLVIAMAVALDALQAR; encoded by the coding sequence ATGGATATCGCCACCTTGCAGGGGCAGACCCGCCTGTACCTGCGCCAGAAGATCACCATGATGGTGAACAGATATGTCGTCCATGCGGCGAACCCCGACGGTTCGGAGGGCGAGGTCGTGGCCTTCGCCGAGCAGAAGCGGATGGCCCTGAAGGAGCAGGTGACGCTCTACACGGACGAGTCCCGGCAGACGGAGCTGGCCGGGTTCAAGGCGCGCAAGGTCCTCGACCTCGCGGGCGAGTACGACGTGGTGGACGACACGGGCCACCCCATCGGCACGTTCCGCAAGGATTTCGGCCGGTCGCTGCTCCGCTCGACCTGGCATCTCCAGCAGCCGGGGCTGCCGACGCTGACCGGGCAGGAGCGGCAACTGGCGGTCGCCCTGTTACGCCGGTTCTCCGACTCGCTGCAGTGGCTGCCCTACCACTTCGACTTCAGCATCGGCGCCTCGATCGCGTTCTCGGTCGACCGCAGGTGGGGCCTGCGCGACCGCTACGCCATCGAGATCCGCGATCCGCGCCTCGACCGCCGCCTGGTCATCGCCATGGCCGTCGCGCTCGACGCCCTCCAAGCCCGATGA
- the rho gene encoding transcription termination factor Rho — translation MTTTTLSVPKQRSTSRTGQARTKDAPAVEVTGLLDQAGRNTVIRTNGYLPGPKDVTVPAALVDALDLRRGDHVRGVAQNGLLTSVAIVNGEPVETARPHFADLVPIYPDERLRLETTRNILTTRVIDLFAPIGKGQRGLIVAPPKAGKTMLLKAVANAITTNHPECHLMVVLVDERPEEVTDMRASVRAEVIASTFDRAPQDHITAAELAVERAKRLVEAGRDVVVLIDSITRLGRAYNMAAPSGGRVLTGGMDAGALHQPKKVLGAARNIEGGGSLTILATALVETGSKMDDNLFEEFKSTGNMELKLSRSLADRRIFPAVDVVASGTRREELLFDPAELPLTRRLRRALHEQESIESFLTSMKNTGSNAELLLALRRA, via the coding sequence ATGACCACCACCACTCTCAGCGTTCCCAAGCAGCGCAGCACTTCCCGCACCGGACAGGCCCGTACGAAGGACGCCCCGGCCGTCGAGGTCACCGGTCTGCTCGACCAGGCGGGCAGGAACACGGTGATCCGCACGAACGGCTACCTGCCCGGCCCGAAGGACGTGACCGTCCCGGCCGCGCTCGTGGACGCGCTCGACCTGCGCCGCGGCGACCACGTCCGCGGCGTCGCCCAGAACGGCCTGCTCACCTCCGTCGCGATCGTGAACGGCGAGCCCGTGGAGACCGCGCGGCCGCACTTCGCCGACCTCGTGCCGATCTATCCCGACGAGCGCCTGCGCCTGGAGACGACGCGCAACATCCTGACCACGCGGGTCATCGACCTGTTCGCGCCGATCGGCAAGGGCCAGCGCGGCCTGATCGTCGCCCCGCCGAAGGCCGGCAAGACCATGCTCCTCAAGGCCGTCGCGAACGCGATCACCACCAACCACCCCGAATGCCACCTCATGGTCGTCCTGGTGGACGAGCGGCCAGAGGAGGTCACCGACATGCGCGCGTCGGTGCGGGCCGAGGTGATCGCCTCGACCTTCGACCGCGCACCGCAGGACCACATCACCGCGGCCGAGCTCGCCGTCGAGCGGGCCAAGCGGCTCGTGGAGGCGGGCCGTGACGTCGTCGTGCTCATCGACTCGATCACCCGCCTCGGCCGGGCGTACAACATGGCCGCGCCGAGCGGCGGGCGCGTGCTCACGGGCGGCATGGACGCCGGGGCCCTGCACCAGCCCAAGAAGGTGCTCGGCGCCGCCCGCAACATCGAGGGCGGCGGCTCGCTCACGATCCTCGCCACCGCGCTGGTCGAGACCGGCTCGAAGATGGACGACAACCTCTTCGAGGAGTTCAAGAGCACCGGCAACATGGAGCTGAAGCTCAGCCGGAGCCTGGCCGACCGCCGGATCTTCCCCGCCGTCGACGTCGTCGCCTCCGGCACCCGCCGCGAGGAGCTCCTGTTCGACCCCGCCGAGCTTCCCCTGACGCGCAGGCTCCGCCGGGCGCTGCACGAGCAGGAGTCCATCGAGTCGTTCCTCACCTCGATGAAGAACACCGGATCCAACGCCGAATTGCTTCTCGCCCTGCGCCGCGCATGA